From the Trifolium pratense cultivar HEN17-A07 linkage group LG4, ARS_RC_1.1, whole genome shotgun sequence genome, the window CATTCTTTAATTCgtccttatatatatatgtaacattttctttttctcaattcATTAGGAATTAATGTTGGTAACACCACCATGGCTGGAACAATTATTGTCAACAACATTTTTCTCTTCTTGCAAAGCTCACATCAAGGCACCAAGAAACGAATGCAACATGTATTGCCTCAATTGTAGAGAATCATTCTGTTATTATTGTAGACAAGCTTGGCATAATGATCATCAAGTAATTCAAgtgggtattttttttttaataaatttattagtcTCTGTAGTTTTAAATTATAGTACCACGATGTACGATAAAATGCTGCAAAACACGGCCAATGTGGTCAAAATTGTGGTTGCAGAGACCTTAAAATCTTTTACATTGCGGCTACAATTATAGCTGCAGACCGCCAATTTTtactatgttattttttttaataattttttgttagtgTGTGTACCCGTACGATCGATCAAagtatcaaataaaaaaaaattataattttctcaagagatataaaaaaatatatttttaatttgagtttaattttttttattagtttggAGAAATTATGATGTTATTGTTATGTGTAAGTGCAATGCAGATAAGGAGATCGTCTTATCATGATGTGGTGAGGGTAGCTGAGATTGAGAAGATATTGGACATTAGTGGAGTTCAAACATATGTGATTAACAGTGCTAGAGTGATTTTTCTTAATGAGAGGCCACAAAATCAGATTAAGACAAGTAATGTTGCTATTAGTGGGAGTAAAACCAATTCACATTTGTGTGAAATATGCACAAGATATCTATTGGACCCTTTTCGTTTCTGTTCTTTGGGTTGCAAGGTAATTTTTCtctcattattttaattaataactcCCCTTTTAATTTGCATCTTcttctaaataatttttaatatgttccttatgatttgtttttcttttgaaaaattgaatttgatggGTTGGATTGGAGTACTCAAGCGGTCTCCCCCATTTTCTCAATTATAAAAACAATGGCAGTAatactttttttgacaaaccataaagtaattaatgttttttaattgattttggaATCATTATGAACTTATGTGTATAAGCAGTTAGTTTTATATCGACAATGAATGAACTAAATTTTAGATATATATGAGAGGTGATACGTATATCTAATATTTTTACGATTTTGATTGAAAGTATG encodes:
- the LOC123923188 gene encoding protein RGF1 INDUCIBLE TRANSCRIPTION FACTOR 1-like is translated as MELMLVTPPWLEQLLSTTFFSSCKAHIKAPRNECNMYCLNCRESFCYYCRQAWHNDHQVIQIRRSSYHDVVRVAEIEKILDISGVQTYVINSARVIFLNERPQNQIKTSNVAISGSKTNSHLCEICTRYLLDPFRFCSLGCKLVEIKKNGNASFVLNAKKDEEIGKMHQGRLLSKEEDEEILLSMREGIQKQVYKTTFSPYSSQQACSNSRRRKGIPHRAPLGP